Within Candidatus Brocadiaceae bacterium, the genomic segment TGAGCCGATCCCGCTCCTTCTGGCTCATCTCGATCCGGTCTCCCTCCATCCGCTCTCCTTCCACCCGAAGGAAAGCGGACATTTCTATCCGCCGAAGACCGGACATTACTATTCGCGTATGACAGGTACGACCTCACGTCTCCGGCCGGGGGCATCTCTCACGGACCGAGGAGGCCCCGCAGCACGGGCTCCATCGCGCGCGCCATCTGCCAGAAGCCAAGCGCCGTCGCGTGCACGCCGTCCACGGTGCACTCGTTCGGGTCGTCCGGCAGGAGCGTCTCGCCGTCCAGGAAGCGGATGTTCTCGTCGCCCGCCACCCGGCGGCCTTCGACGAGGTCGCGCTGGAAGTCGCGCTTGTGCACACGGTCGGCCATCTGTGTGGAGCTGATCAGGTCGCGTGCCCACGGGATGCGCGACACGACGAGGATCGGCACCTCGGGATGCGCCTCGCGCAGGATCGTCACGAACTCGTCCAGCGTGTTCTCGAGCTGCTTGCCGGCCGCGTTCGCCTCGTAGTCCAGCACGAAGCAGCCCGGGTTCGGGATCGTGGCGATGATACGCGCCATCTCCGGCTCGCCGCGGCCGCTGCCGGAGAAGCCGAGGTTGATGAACGGGCGGTTCAGCTTGCGGCTGAGGATGTTCGTGTAGGCGATGCCGGGCCGCTCAGCACAGCCGCCCTGCGTGATGGAGGTGCCGTAGACGATGATCGGCCGGTCGTCTTCATATGCCGGTGGCGCCATGATCTTCGCGCCCGGCTCCAGGCCGACGTGCACCTCCTTGACGCCCTGGTAGAGCGGGAAATTGAGCGTCACGTTGCGCATCTCGCGCTCGGGGAACTCGAACAGCGGGCAGGTGTACGAGGTGCCGCCCCAGCCGAACCGGCTGGTCTTCACGTAGCGCTGATGCCCCGGGGGGCCGATGTAGCAGTCGAAGCTCGCCGCGCCCGTCTGGGGCATGTGGTCCATCGTGGCCGCCGCCGCAAGCTCCACGCGGACGGCCAGCTTGCGCGAGTCGGTCCGGAACTGCACCTGACCGCCGCTGGTGCAGTTCGCCAGCTTGTCGACCGCCTCCGTGATGGGCCACTGCGGTTCGAGCGGCATCCGACGGTAGGCGCCGTCCTGCCGGAACCACGCGAATCCGGCGAGCCGGAAGGGCGCCTCCGACGGCCGGTGCCACGCGAACTCCTCGGGCGGGGCCTCCTCGGTCCGCATCGCCTTGTCGTGCTTCTCCACGTTCACCTTCGATTCCTCCCGAATGTCGCCGATGACCGCGCAGCCGCCGGCCAGCAGCCCGCACATCGCCCACAGGCAGAGTCGTCTCATCGCTGCACCTCCCGCACCGCCTCGACCATCGCCAGGATGTTCTCCGGCGGCACGTCCGGCTGGATGTTGTGCACCTGTGTGAACACGAAACCGCCTCCCGGCGCCAGGGCCTCGCAGTTGCGCCGGACCTCCCGGCGCACGTCCTCGGGCGTGCCCCTGTTGAGCACGCGCTGCGTGTCGCAGCCGCCGCCCCAGAAGGCGATGTCCCTGCCGAACTCCCGCTTCAGGCGGCGCGGCTCCATGCCGGCCGCCGACGTCTGAACCGGGTTGATCGCGTGCACGCCGCACTCGATCAGGTCGGGGATGAACTCCGCGATCGCGCCGCAGGAGTGCATGAGCAGCGCACCGTCGAAACTCTCGCGCAGGAAGCCGAACAGCCGCTTCTGATACGGCTTAATCATCTCGCGATAAAGGGCCGGCGAGAGCATCGGCCCGCTCTGCGTGCCCAGGTCGTCATTGACCAGGATCACGTCAACCCAGTGCCCCAGGACGGCCAGGTACATCTCCGCGCGTTCCACGTAGGCCTGGCAGAGGGCGTCCAGCAGGGCGTGCGCCAGGGCCTTCTCGTGGAGCAGGTCGCACATGAACTGCTCGTAACCGCGCAGGATCTGGCCGCCCGCCAGGAAGTGGCAGAGCAGGTTGCCCACGACGGCACGTCCCGTCTCGTGCAGCGCCCTGGCGCGCTCACGCCGTTCGACCCAGCACTCGTCCGAGAACCAGGGCAGGTCGAAGTCGCGGATGCAGGGCGTCTGCGGGTCCAGCACGCCGACGTCGGCCAGGCTCGCCAGGGGCGGGTCGCCGACCTCGTAGTAGAGGCCCCCGGCCGGCATACGGGCGGCCAGGCGGCCGTCCCCGGTCCGGACCTCGCGCGAGCCGTCCGGCAGGAGCGTCTCGTTCCATCCCTCGGGCACCTCGCAGGGCGTGCCGTCGCCGAGCCGCGACGGCTTCCACGCGCGCGGCTCGAAGTGCAGCGCCACGCAGTCGACGCCCAGCACCTCCATGACGTCCGGCTCGACCAGGGCCACCTGCCCCATCGGGTCGAACAGCCGCGTGGCGGCCCCGACTCCCAGGTGCCGCCTCAGGCGACTGTAGGCGATGCCGGTCAGCCCCGAGGACTCGGTGCCCCCGATGTCCAGCGGCAGGCGGTCCGGCTCGCGATGGCAAAGCGCGGCCAGCACGCGCTCGCGTGAATTCATACGGCCTCCCCGCTCCGACGGCGCACGGAGAGGCCATTAGAAGCGCTGCCGTGTGCACCTGCAAGTGCCGGGAGGGACTGCCGCGGACCGAGCCTCCGTCAGGGGCCGCGAAGCCCCAGGCGATCGATCGTCGCCGCCACCGGCGAACGCCGCTCGCCGCCCGCCGCGCGCTCGGCGCGCTGCCGCCACAGGGTCTCATGCAGCTCCATGCACGCCTGCTCGTAGCTCAGGCCCGTGAAGCGCGCCACCATGCGCGTACCGCGGTCGATCAGCTTCTTGTTCGTCGCCTCGGCGTAGATCATCGCGTTGCCGCGCACGCGTCCCATCGCCGCCGCCGTAACCGTCGAGATCGTGTTCAGCGACAGCTTCAGCGCCAGGTGTGCGGCCAGACGCAGCGGCGAGGGCGGCAGGGGCACCGCCAGGCCGGGCATCGCGCCCAGCCGCAGCGCGGCGGCGCGGCCGTATCCGCCGGCCAGCTCCTCGAACCGCTCGGCCAGGCGGGCGGAGCACGGGCGGCCGTCGGCGGCGTCGACCAGCACGAGCGCCGAACGCGGCGACTCCCGGCGCTCCGGATCGTCCTCGCTGCCGATGCGGAACTTCACTATCTCCGGCCCGTCCAGCCGCCGGGCAGGGGGGATGCCCAGCGCGCCGTACACCTCCGGGCCCCAGTCGAGGCCCCGCGGCTCGCGGCCCAGCATGGCGCGCCACGCCTCCGGCGTCGGCCGCAACGGGTCCTTCAGGAAGGCCCACGAGGGCGGCGAGGCGGCGTCGTCGCACTGGCGGAACGGCGGCAGCGTGAACGTCGGCGACCGCTCGGTCGTGTCGGTCAGGACGTCCGCCATGAAGGCGTCGGCCAGGTAGGTGACCAGGCCGCCGGCGCGGTAGGTCTCGACCTCCAGGCGCGCGGCGTCGGCCAGCGCCCGGACCGCCTCGTCGGCCTCCAGCGCGGCCAGGATGCCGCCGAACATGCGGCCGTATGCCTCGGGCGCGCAGCGGCGTTCGCCGGGCACCAGGCGGGCGAGCGCCCGCTCCAGGGCCGCCCCGACGATGAGCAGCTCGATCGTGGTCGCCTGCATGCGCGTTGAGCCGCAGACGGCCATGGGACCGGTCGTCAGGTCCAGCTTGACGATGCCGGGCTCCCGGACGACCTCACGGGAGCGCCCCACGAGTCGCCCCAGAAGGTGGGCGGGGTTGTTGAACACGAAGAAGACCTGCACGCCCGCCTCGAAGGCCTCCCAGACCGTGCCGATCACCGACGAGGTCTCCCCGCCCTCGCTGACGGCGACCAGCACGTCCCCGGGCCCCAGGCCCGCCTCGCGGACCTGCCGACGGCCGACGGCCTGGTAGTCCTCGAATCCCTCGACGGACCGGATGAGCGCATAGTCGCCGCCCGTCATGATGCTCACAACGCGGTCGCCGAGCGATGCCGGCGCGCGGGCATCGCGCCGCCATGCGCGCCACGCGGACTCCAGGAGCACAGCCAGACGGCCCGTCGATCCGCAGCCGGACACGGCCACCCGCCCCCC encodes:
- a CDS encoding SIS domain-containing protein; protein product: MANSAIEAARRFLAHEGEFRLGELVTESFHPATAALGETAQADLPGAVRLLQSVDRDIPAVADRVLGSAEFAALTGALAATLRGGGRVAVSGCGSTGRLAVLLESAWRAWRRDARAPASLGDRVVSIMTGGDYALIRSVEGFEDYQAVGRRQVREAGLGPGDVLVAVSEGGETSSVIGTVWEAFEAGVQVFFVFNNPAHLLGRLVGRSREVVREPGIVKLDLTTGPMAVCGSTRMQATTIELLIVGAALERALARLVPGERRCAPEAYGRMFGGILAALEADEAVRALADAARLEVETYRAGGLVTYLADAFMADVLTDTTERSPTFTLPPFRQCDDAASPPSWAFLKDPLRPTPEAWRAMLGREPRGLDWGPEVYGALGIPPARRLDGPEIVKFRIGSEDDPERRESPRSALVLVDAADGRPCSARLAERFEELAGGYGRAAALRLGAMPGLAVPLPPSPLRLAAHLALKLSLNTISTVTAAAMGRVRGNAMIYAEATNKKLIDRGTRMVARFTGLSYEQACMELHETLWRQRAERAAGGERRSPVAATIDRLGLRGP
- a CDS encoding methyltransferase, which translates into the protein MNSRERVLAALCHREPDRLPLDIGGTESSGLTGIAYSRLRRHLGVGAATRLFDPMGQVALVEPDVMEVLGVDCVALHFEPRAWKPSRLGDGTPCEVPEGWNETLLPDGSREVRTGDGRLAARMPAGGLYYEVGDPPLASLADVGVLDPQTPCIRDFDLPWFSDECWVERRERARALHETGRAVVGNLLCHFLAGGQILRGYEQFMCDLLHEKALAHALLDALCQAYVERAEMYLAVLGHWVDVILVNDDLGTQSGPMLSPALYREMIKPYQKRLFGFLRESFDGALLMHSCGAIAEFIPDLIECGVHAINPVQTSAAGMEPRRLKREFGRDIAFWGGGCDTQRVLNRGTPEDVRREVRRNCEALAPGGGFVFTQVHNIQPDVPPENILAMVEAVREVQR